Proteins from one Streptomyces genisteinicus genomic window:
- a CDS encoding DNA polymerase III subunit gamma and tau, whose product MSSLALYRRYRPESFAEVIGQEHVTDPLQQALRNNRVNHAYLFSGPRGCGKTTSARILARCLNCEQGPTPTPCGECQSCLDLARNGPGSIDVIEIDAASHGGVDDARELREKAFFGPASSRYKIYIIDEAHMVTPQGFNALLKVVEEPPEHLKFIFATTEPEKVIGTIRSRTHHYPFRLVPPGTLREYLSEVCGREGIPVEDGVMPLVVRAGAGSVRDSMSVMDQLLAGAADDGVTYAMATSLLGYTDGSLLDSVVDAFASGDGAAAFEVVDRVVEGGNDPRRFVSDLLERLRDLVILAAVPDAGSKGLIDAPADVVERMQAQASVFGAAELSRAADLVNQGLTEMRGATSPRLQLELICARVLLPAAFTDERSFQARLDRLERGAAAAFTAPGPGPATAFPAPGPAPAMGYVPGPEAQPHVPAGSGPAAARAAVRPETAPAPAAPPQAPPAPAPAEPAPQQPPAARPGAWPGAAATAPAAASEPARRPGGWPTASAPGGGAPAAPQSPPARSAAPAPAAPAAPVAAQGAGQVRSMWPDILEAVKNRRRFTWILLSQNAQVAGFDGTTLQLGFLNAGARDNFAGSGSEEVLKQALAEQFHVHWKVEAIIDPSGGAGGQPGSPGGGFQPSGPGAPGPQGGYGQARPPAPPAAAPPAAPPAPRPQAAAPAPPAPAERPRPAESYSPPPPPPVSLEDDVPEEDDPDLVDSALSGHDLIVRELGATVVEEYTNE is encoded by the coding sequence GTGTCGTCCCTTGCGCTGTACCGCCGCTACCGCCCCGAGTCGTTCGCCGAGGTCATCGGGCAGGAGCATGTCACCGATCCCCTCCAGCAGGCCCTGCGGAACAACCGGGTCAATCACGCGTACCTGTTCAGCGGCCCGCGCGGCTGCGGCAAGACGACCAGCGCCCGTATCCTCGCCCGCTGCCTGAACTGCGAGCAGGGACCGACACCCACACCCTGCGGCGAGTGCCAGTCCTGCCTCGATCTCGCGCGCAACGGCCCGGGTTCCATCGACGTCATCGAGATCGACGCCGCGTCGCACGGTGGCGTGGACGACGCCCGTGAGCTGCGGGAGAAGGCCTTCTTCGGGCCCGCGAGCAGCCGGTACAAGATCTACATCATCGACGAGGCCCACATGGTCACCCCGCAGGGCTTCAACGCCCTGCTGAAGGTGGTCGAGGAGCCGCCGGAGCATCTGAAGTTCATCTTCGCGACGACCGAGCCGGAGAAGGTCATCGGGACGATCCGCTCCCGGACCCACCACTACCCGTTCCGGCTGGTGCCCCCCGGCACGCTCCGGGAGTACCTCTCCGAGGTGTGCGGCCGCGAGGGCATCCCCGTCGAGGACGGGGTGATGCCCCTGGTCGTGCGGGCCGGCGCCGGCTCGGTGCGTGACTCGATGTCCGTGATGGACCAGCTGCTCGCCGGCGCGGCCGACGACGGTGTGACATACGCCATGGCGACCTCCCTGCTCGGGTACACCGACGGTTCGCTGCTCGACTCGGTCGTCGACGCCTTCGCCTCCGGGGACGGCGCCGCCGCCTTCGAGGTCGTCGACCGGGTCGTCGAGGGCGGCAACGACCCGCGCCGCTTCGTCTCCGACCTGCTGGAGCGGCTGCGCGACCTGGTCATCCTGGCCGCCGTGCCGGACGCCGGGTCCAAGGGCCTCATCGACGCCCCCGCCGACGTGGTCGAGCGGATGCAGGCGCAGGCGTCGGTGTTCGGCGCGGCCGAGCTCAGCCGGGCCGCCGACCTGGTCAACCAGGGGCTCACCGAGATGCGGGGCGCGACCTCCCCGCGGCTCCAGCTGGAGCTCATCTGCGCGCGGGTGCTGCTGCCCGCCGCGTTCACCGACGAGCGCTCGTTCCAGGCCCGTCTCGACCGGCTGGAGCGCGGTGCCGCCGCCGCGTTCACGGCCCCCGGCCCCGGACCGGCGACCGCCTTCCCGGCCCCCGGCCCCGCGCCGGCCATGGGCTACGTCCCCGGCCCCGAGGCCCAGCCCCACGTCCCCGCGGGCAGCGGGCCCGCCGCCGCCCGCGCCGCCGTGCGCCCCGAGACCGCTCCCGCCCCCGCCGCGCCCCCGCAGGCACCGCCCGCGCCCGCTCCCGCCGAGCCGGCTCCGCAGCAGCCCCCGGCCGCCCGCCCCGGAGCCTGGCCGGGTGCTGCCGCGACGGCCCCGGCGGCCGCGTCCGAGCCCGCCCGGCGGCCCGGCGGCTGGCCCACGGCCTCCGCCCCCGGCGGCGGCGCTCCGGCCGCCCCGCAGTCCCCGCCCGCCCGGAGCGCGGCGCCGGCCCCCGCAGCCCCTGCCGCACCCGTCGCCGCCCAGGGCGCCGGCCAGGTGCGGAGCATGTGGCCCGACATCCTGGAGGCGGTCAAGAACCGCCGCCGCTTCACCTGGATCCTGCTCAGCCAGAACGCCCAGGTGGCGGGCTTCGACGGCACCACCCTCCAACTCGGCTTCCTCAACGCCGGCGCCCGCGACAACTTCGCGGGCAGCGGCAGCGAGGAGGTCCTGAAGCAGGCGCTCGCCGAGCAGTTCCACGTGCACTGGAAGGTGGAGGCGATCATCGATCCGTCCGGCGGGGCGGGCGGCCAGCCCGGGTCCCCGGGCGGCGGCTTCCAGCCCTCCGGCCCCGGTGCGCCCGGCCCCCAGGGCGGTTACGGGCAGGCTCGCCCGCCGGCTCCCCCCGCCGCGGCGCCGCCCGCCGCGCCTCCCGCGCCCCGTCCGCAGGCCGCCGCCCCGGCCCCGCCGGCGCCCGCGGAGCGGCCGCGCCCGGCCGAGTCGTACAGCCCGCCGCCGCCCCCGCCGGTGTCCCTCGAGGACGACGTGCCCGAGGAGGACGACCCGGACCTGGTGGACTCCGCCCTGTCCGGGCACGACCTGATCGTCCGCGAGCTCGGCGCCACGGTGGTGGAGGAATACACGAACGAGTAG
- a CDS encoding VCBS repeat-containing protein, protein MQFRSTGIRLSTAVTAVTAVLAVTALGAGTLAGAPAAFASPAGPVAARSAADEPAAALPVFPEGAELAGTGATGFLTFSFTQDRTRELHWTPYGGGPAVRIDYPEDGGWATSGTDVIALGDDNWTSQMRALTLRNMADPAAPGVDIDLGALGANYVAVLGPTSVLAQVTHEDGTAELHVVSKDGATTTSRKVSGLPADATDFFTSAPVRDGVALVGYATGPEGARTGGRALIELTDRTVASAFPAAESGYGFSHTMFSASHVAWLDWKSGTGLHVTSVDRATGEEKQTVIGSRGDEWHMELVGDWLVYGNADNPVRAVSLAGGGSRDLLDVATGSTRSADGSALFSGRRAADGEGLFRIAAGQDGAPEVTKVAEQGAPAPLRFWEEHVPEVAYLDEDGGEVSLHWTLSRRAAHLDVTLTHIATGKEVHRRLTGPDTYFPFTWDGLVDGVDAPNGRYAVEAEAVPADGVGEPAYQGYFMTVSRAANPHDFGGNGSTDVLARDASGVLFRDDLRNKPVDGVFTASQRARIGGGWQTYKHIEAVGDIVGNGVGDLAAVDGSGVLWTYAGKGDGNFAARSRVGGGWGVYNRITGGSDLDSDGRADLVAADTAGVLWFYKGTGSATAPYAARARMGGGWGVYNQLTAVGDIAGTAAGDLVARDTAGVLWLYQGNGRGNFSAPVRIGGGWGVFSRLVGAGDLDDDGRPDLIAYGKDGTYVYRSTGTPTAPFSRRTTTLYAGEGAAFDHIA, encoded by the coding sequence TTGCAGTTCCGCTCCACCGGCATCCGCCTGTCCACCGCCGTCACCGCCGTCACCGCCGTGCTCGCCGTCACCGCGCTCGGCGCGGGGACCCTGGCCGGTGCGCCGGCCGCCTTCGCCTCGCCCGCGGGCCCCGTCGCGGCCCGGTCCGCCGCCGACGAGCCGGCCGCGGCCCTGCCCGTGTTCCCGGAGGGCGCCGAGCTCGCGGGCACGGGCGCGACGGGCTTCCTCACCTTCTCCTTCACCCAAGACCGGACCAGGGAGCTGCACTGGACGCCGTACGGCGGCGGGCCCGCGGTGCGGATCGACTACCCCGAGGACGGCGGGTGGGCCACCTCGGGCACTGATGTGATCGCGCTCGGCGACGACAACTGGACGTCCCAGATGCGCGCCCTCACCCTGCGGAACATGGCCGACCCGGCGGCCCCGGGCGTGGACATCGACCTCGGCGCGCTCGGCGCCAACTACGTGGCCGTGCTGGGCCCGACGAGCGTGCTCGCGCAGGTGACGCACGAGGACGGCACGGCGGAGCTGCACGTCGTGAGCAAGGACGGTGCCACGACCACCAGCCGCAAGGTCTCGGGGCTGCCCGCGGACGCCACCGATTTCTTCACCAGCGCGCCGGTCAGGGACGGTGTCGCCCTCGTCGGGTACGCGACGGGCCCCGAGGGCGCGCGGACGGGCGGGCGGGCCCTGATCGAGCTGACGGACAGGACGGTGGCCAGCGCCTTCCCGGCCGCCGAGTCCGGGTACGGCTTCAGTCACACGATGTTCTCCGCCTCCCATGTGGCCTGGCTGGACTGGAAGTCGGGCACCGGGCTCCACGTCACGTCGGTCGACCGCGCGACGGGCGAGGAGAAGCAGACCGTCATCGGCTCCCGGGGCGACGAGTGGCACATGGAGCTCGTGGGCGACTGGCTGGTGTACGGCAACGCGGACAACCCCGTCCGGGCCGTGTCCCTGGCCGGCGGCGGCAGCCGTGACCTGCTGGACGTCGCCACCGGCTCGACGCGCTCGGCCGACGGCAGCGCACTGTTCAGCGGCCGGCGGGCCGCCGACGGCGAGGGGCTGTTCCGGATCGCCGCCGGGCAGGACGGCGCCCCTGAGGTCACCAAGGTCGCGGAGCAGGGTGCTCCGGCGCCCCTGAGGTTCTGGGAGGAGCACGTCCCCGAGGTCGCCTACCTCGACGAGGACGGCGGCGAGGTGTCGCTGCACTGGACGCTGTCGCGGCGCGCCGCCCACCTGGACGTCACGCTCACGCACATCGCCACCGGCAAGGAGGTCCACCGGCGGCTGACCGGTCCGGACACGTACTTCCCGTTCACCTGGGACGGCCTCGTCGACGGGGTGGACGCGCCGAACGGCCGGTACGCGGTGGAGGCCGAGGCGGTGCCGGCCGACGGAGTCGGCGAACCCGCCTACCAGGGCTACTTCATGACGGTCTCGCGGGCGGCCAATCCGCACGACTTCGGCGGCAACGGCTCCACCGACGTCCTCGCGCGGGACGCCTCCGGCGTGCTGTTCCGCGACGACCTGCGCAACAAGCCGGTGGACGGGGTGTTCACGGCGTCCCAGCGGGCCCGGATCGGCGGGGGCTGGCAGACGTACAAGCACATCGAGGCCGTCGGAGACATCGTGGGCAACGGGGTGGGCGACCTCGCCGCGGTGGACGGCTCCGGGGTGCTCTGGACCTACGCCGGCAAGGGCGACGGCAACTTCGCCGCCCGCTCGCGCGTCGGCGGCGGCTGGGGCGTCTACAACCGGATCACGGGCGGGTCGGACCTCGACAGCGACGGCCGCGCCGACCTCGTCGCCGCGGACACCGCCGGAGTGCTGTGGTTCTACAAGGGGACGGGCTCGGCCACCGCTCCGTACGCGGCCCGCGCCCGCATGGGCGGCGGCTGGGGCGTCTACAACCAGCTGACGGCCGTCGGCGACATCGCCGGCACGGCCGCCGGTGACCTGGTGGCCCGCGACACGGCCGGCGTCCTGTGGCTCTACCAGGGCAACGGGCGCGGCAACTTCTCGGCCCCGGTGCGGATCGGCGGCGGCTGGGGCGTCTTCAGCCGCCTCGTGGGCGCCGGCGACCTCGACGACGACGGGCGTCCCGACCTGATCGCGTACGGGAAGGACGGCACGTACGTCTACCGCTCGACGGGCACGCCCACCGCGCCGTTCAGCCGCCGGACGACGACGCTGTACGCGGGCGAGGGCGCCGCGTTCGACCACATCGCCTGA